In Anopheles bellator chromosome 2, idAnoBellAS_SP24_06.2, whole genome shotgun sequence, the genomic stretch TATTAAATTAGTGCTGTACTGTGTCGCATTACTGATCTACGAAAGGAGGCATCCTTTCGAACTGGTTGTAGTGAACTCACATAATCCGTGCGGAACCTAACACCGCACGGACACTCACTACTTGTCTTTAACAACACTGTCAacaataaggaaaacaaacacggtGCCTTCCTTCTGTGCACGGGAAGATGTAGAgtaagagaaaaacaaatgaaagtaATCATAATAACGTTAAGCCTAAAATAATTGgaatcaaacaacaaaaccctaGCGTTAGGCACCCATTCGTTCATAACATTCGCCACATTCGGTACTACTGCTGCTACCGGTGCGGGCCGTTTGAATGTGCCTAGAATTTAGGCCGCTAGGGGCGACGGTGTAATGTAACGATTCTACTCGCACTTATTCTTCACCGTGATCATTATCTGGTTTGTTTGGTGTATCAGGTACAGGGCACTTACGAAAACGGCATTCGCTCTGAAAGGATGAGAGAAAGTGGAACATTATTGTGCTCGGGTAAGGGTGAATTGCGCACTCGACGGTCGGTGACAACTTACTCTCCTTCCTTGAAGTACTCCTTCAAAGTGGTGCTGAACTTTTTCGAATATTTGACGAACTCTTTCTTGCGCTGCTCGACCGCCTGCTTGCCGGAGGAACCGGGTATGAAGCCAACCACCTCGTTCACCGCATCGAGCAGCTTTTTAATGGCACTAGCTATTTCTCTGCAAAGAAATACAAACAATGAGCGTAATTTGGAGTGGCCCGAGTGCCCCTTTTCCTCACATACTTGATCGTCTCCAGGAATGTTTTTCGATCGGCAATCTCGTCCGGAATTCGGCTCAAAATTCGCTTGAGGGCGGCAGACTTTTTGTTCAGCTCCTGGAACGCATCCTCCGTCCGGTTGAGGCGATATTCGATCACTAGAAGTCAGCAAGAACCAATTGATCAATCAGCGTTACACGCGATGGGCAAACACTCACGGTCCGTATCGGTGGCGGCACCCTGTAGCCGAAGGATGCTCTCGTTCATGTTAACGTTAATGTCGCCCTTCTTGATGATGCCCATCACCAGATCGTACGTCAGGCCCGGGTGGCTCTGTTCCGCTTTGGTCAGTGCGGCCCGCAGTGTCTGCGATGCAACCACATCGCGCCGTTCGAGCTGAATCGGAAAAGACGAGATACATCATTATGCAACGAAATGGTTTTCGAAATTAGATTTTAACGGGGCGATAAATGtcactgtggctgtggctaccatttgttttgcaaaccaATCCCTTCACTGCGAACGCTAACGATCGGCATCGGGCACTAAACCGGTGACATCCGGTTCCTCCAGCAGAGCGCATGGGGAACGTGAGCGcatcaaatttaattcattcgTCAAGCGGAGTGGACCGAGTGGAAGACCGGACCTTTCATCGCCGGACTGGCACACCATAATCAAACGTTTAGCGATGAAAAGTGAATCGTAAACATCCTGGTAATGGACTGCGGTGCAGCACCGTTTGGTCCGTAGATAGAAACccgccccgaccgaccgaccagagCCTGTTCCATTAGCGGGCGTACAAAGCAGGAAGGAAAAAAGTGGTTTATGCTAAATATACGTCGTACGACAAACGGCAGCCTGTGGCCGTGGTTTCGCTGCCGCTGTTGCGTCGCTAAAACTAGTAAAACGGCTTTCCCTGCACCATGTATTCGGGCTTCCCCGTGGCTGATCACGGAATCGGCCGCGGATTGATGGCGTCGAACGATCGGTAGAAGCGACACATTACCTGTGACAGAATCGGTCGTATCAGGATCGGAAGCACCAGGGATGTGACGACGGGCGCATCGTCTCCCATTGTCATCGCTTGCTTTCGGGGGGCTTCCCTTGGCGCAGACACCGTTGGAAAGTTGCGATCCTCCGGATGAAACCCGCAACGAACGTCCCGTACCGTGGGCGATTGTGTCCAAATTTGACGCAGAGCGATAAGGATAAGTCGCAGAAACCTCGCCCGCTCCGATGATTCACTGCACCCACTTTCACGGTCCACTCGATAGTTTCTCGATCGACCTCCGAAGGGAAACACTagtaaacacacacaggcacacacgcgTTCTCGAGCACGGCGCGCAGAGCGGAGGCGAAAAGACTGGCCAA encodes the following:
- the LOC131209167 gene encoding programmed cell death protein 10; translation: MTMGDDAPVVTSLVLPILIRPILSQLERRDVVASQTLRAALTKAEQSHPGLTYDLVMGIIKKGDINVNMNESILRLQGAATDTDLIEYRLNRTEDAFQELNKKSAALKRILSRIPDEIADRKTFLETIKEIASAIKKLLDAVNEVVGFIPGSSGKQAVEQRKKEFVKYSKKFSTTLKEYFKEGEANAVFVSALYLIHQTNQIMITVKNKCE